The genomic interval CGAAGGCGACGCACTGTGGCAAATGGCCGACGACGAATTGTTGAAGTTGGGCAAGCGCGAACTGGAAAGGATCGGCCTGACGAAGGGCGCAACGGTGATTGACGGCACGGTCGTGCGCCAGCTCAAGGCCTACCCGGTTTACGACGCCGTGTACGCCGAGCATCTTGAGGTGATCAAAAACTACCTGGCCGGAATCCCCAACCTGCAAACGGTTGGCCGCAACGGCCTGCACAAGTACAACAACCAGGATCACTCCATGCTCACTTCGATTTACGCCGTCGAGAACATGCTCGGCCTGGGGCGGCACGACCTGTGGGAAGTGAACACTGAACGCTCTTATCACGAAGAAGTGCGGATCAGCAAAGACCAGAAGAAAGTGGAAGAGAAGCCGGTGGATATTTTGGAAGCGTAAAGAGGGGACGCGGATGAACGCGGATTTTTCTTTCTTTATCTGCCAAACCGGCGTTCACACTTGCCCGTCGAGTATAATTGCGCGGTATTCTTTCTAAAGGCGGCAACTTGTGAAAATCAACTGGAAAGTTCTATTCGGCTTCCTCGTCAGCCTGATCTCAATCGGCATCATTCTGTGGAATGTTGACCTGGCCGAGGTGGGCAAAGAACTGGTGAAGGCCAACTACCTCTGGTTCATTCCAGCCATCATTCTGAACATGGCTGGAACCTGGGCCAAGAGCGTGCGCTGGCAGGCTCTGCTCGACAACAAAATCTCCACCTCGCGCTCGTTCTGGATCTCCAATGCCGGCAACCTGCTCAACAATGTCCTGCCGCTCCGGCTCGGCGAACTCAGCCGCGCCTACCTTGTCAGCCGCAATAGCAATGTCACCGTGATGCAGGGTCTCTCCACCGTCATCATCGAGCGCCTGCTCGACGTGCTCACAATCTTCGGGATGTTGATATTAGTGATTCCGTTTGTGCCCGCCGGCGGCTTTCTGGTGCAGAGCGGCACGGCCCTGGCCGCCATCGCGTTTATCGGCGTCGCCGGAATGTTCATCGCCGCCGCGTTGCGGACTCAGGCGATGGCGGTGGCCCGTTTTTTTCTCAAACCGTTTCCGGCCAAGCTGAGCGAGACTTTACTCAAGCAAGGCGATGAATTTTTG from Chloroflexota bacterium carries:
- a CDS encoding flippase-like domain-containing protein, producing the protein MKINWKVLFGFLVSLISIGIILWNVDLAEVGKELVKANYLWFIPAIILNMAGTWAKSVRWQALLDNKISTSRSFWISNAGNLLNNVLPLRLGELSRAYLVSRNSNVTVMQGLSTVIIERLLDVLTIFGMLILVIPFVPAGGFLVQSGTALAAIAFIGVAGMFIAAALRTQAMAVARFFLKPFPAKLSETLLKQGDEFLLGVSAAGGKRLLAGIFWSIITWLGWGGASYLMLLSFVPGAQLNVGIFVTCALALGLSIPSAPSGAGLYEAGAVAGLAVFGVPSNVALAYAITAHLQSFILTGIFGTIGLDREGESFSHLASAAQTVMASARPGDK